The following coding sequences lie in one Benincasa hispida cultivar B227 chromosome 6, ASM972705v1, whole genome shotgun sequence genomic window:
- the LOC120079857 gene encoding topless-related protein 3-like yields the protein MSSLSRELVFLILQFLEEEKFKESVHRLEKESGFYFNMKYFEDKVQNGEWEEVEKYLSGYTKVDDNRYSMKIFFEIRKQKYLEALDRSDKAKAVEILVSDLKVFSTFNEELYKEITQLLTLTNFRENEQLSKYGDTKAARSIMLIELKKLIEANPLFRDKLVFPSLKSSRLRTLINQSLNWQHQLCKNPRPNPDIKTLFMDHTCSPPNGPLAPTPVNLSVAKPAPYAPLGAHSPFPPTGAAANANALAGWMANASASSSVQAAVVTASSIPVQQNQVSILKHARTPPANPGLVDYQSPEHEQLMKRLRSAQSVDEVTYPAPRQQASWSIEDLPRTVALTLHQGSSVTSMDFHPTHHTLLLVGSNNGEVTLWELGIRERLISKPFKLWDLSSRSLAFQAAIVKDTPISVSRVTWSPDGTFVGVAFTKHLVHLYSYNSSNELNQQTEIDAHAGGVNDLAFAHPNKQLCVVTCGEDKLIKVWDIGGRKLFTFEGHEAPVYSICPHHKENIQFIFSTALDGKIKAWLYDHMGSRVDYDAPGKWCTTMLYSADGSRLFSCGTSKEGDSYLVEWNESEGAIKRTYAGFRKKSTGGVVQFDTTQNHFLAVGEDSQIKFWDMDNVNVLTYTDAEGGLPSLPRLRFNKEGNLLAVTTDNGFKILANAVGMRSLKAIESTTPFEALRSPMESAMKVSGTSAVTSVSPINCKVERSSPVRPPPIINGVDGLGRNLDKPRTVEDAIDKAKPWQLAEIVDPTSCRLVTMPDNADSSYKVVRLLYTNSGVGLLALGSNGIQKLWKWTRNEQNPSGKATANVVPQHWQPNSGLLMTNDVSGVNLEEAVPCIALSKNDSYVMSASGGKVSLFNMMTFKVMTTFMAPPPASTFLAFHPQDNNIIAIGMEDSTIHIYNVRVDEVKSKLKGHQKRITGLAFSTNLNILVSSGADAQLCLWSIDTWEKRKSITIQLPAGKMPVGDTRVQFHSDQIRLLVVHETQIAIYDASKMDRIRQWVPQDVLSAPISYAAYSCNSQLVYTTFCDGNIGVFDADTLRLRCRIAPSVYLPPAVLNSSQAAYPLVVATHPLDPNQLAIGLTDGSVKVIEPMESEGKWGVSPPMDNGILNGRTASSSATSNHTPDQIQR from the exons ATGTCGTCTTTAAGCAGAGAACTGGTGTTTCTCATACTTCAATTCCTCGAGGAGGAGAAGTTCAAGGAATCTGTGCATAG GCTGGAGAAAGAATCTGGGTTTTACTTCAATATGAAGTACTTTGAGGATAAAGTTCAGAATGGGGAATGGGAGGAAGTTGAAAAATACTTATCTGGATATACAAAAGTTGATGATAACAGATACTCGATGAagatattttttgaaataaggAAGCAAAAGTATCTTGAAGCCCTTGACCG GAGTGACAAGGCAAAGGCTGTGGAGATATTGGTAAGCGACTTGAAAGTTTTCTCAACATTTAATGAGGAGTTGTACAAAGAAATTACTCAGCTTTTGACTCTTACTAATTTTAG GGAAAATGAGCAGCTTTCCAAGTATGGGGACACAAAAGCTGCTCGTAGTATAATGTTGATAGAGCTGAAAAAGCTTATAGAGGCAAATCCTCTTTTCAGAGACAAGCTTGTTTTCCCAAGCTTGAAGTCATCAAGATTACGAACACTCATCAATCAAAG TTTGAACTGGCAGCATCAGTTATGCAAGAACCCACGGCCAAATCCTGATATCAAGACTTTATTCATGGACCATACATGTTCACCACCGAATGGTCCTCTGGCACCAACACCTGTCAATCTTTCTGTAGCAAAACCTGCGCCCTACGCCCCACTTGGAGCTCACAGT CCATTCCCACCAACTGGAGCTGCAGCTAATGCCAATGCTTTAGCTGGCTGGATGGCAAATGCCTCAGCTTCTTCGTCGGTCCAAGCAGCTGTGGTTACTGCATCATCTATTCCTGTTCAACAAAATCAAG TCTCAATTTTGAAACATGCAAGAACACCTCCAGCAAATCCTGGTCTGGTTGATTATCAGAGTCCTGAGCACGAACAACTAATGAAGCGATTGCGGTCTGCTCAATCTGTTGACGAG GTCACGTATCCAGCACCCAGGCAGCAAGCTTCTTGGTCAATTGAAGACCTTCCAAGAACAGTAGCTTTGACATTGCACCAAGGGTCTTCTGTTACAAGCATGGATTTCCATCCTACTCACCACACTTTACTTCTTG TTGGTTCTAATAATGGCGAAGTTACACTTTGGGAACTTGGTATACGGGAGAGATTGATTTCAAAGCCTTTCAAGCTTTGGGATTTGTCATCTAGGTCATTGGCATTTCAG GCTGCCATTGTGAAAGACACCCCAATATCTGTCAGCCGAGTTACATGGAGTCCAGATGGGACTTTTGTTG GGGTTGCGTTTACCAAACATTTAGTTCATTTATACTCGTATAATAGTTCAAATGAACTAAACCAACAAACCGAG ATTGATGCCCACGCAGGTGGAGTGAATGACTTGGCTTTTGCCCATCCAAATAAACAGCTTTGTGTGGTAACTTGTGGAGAAGATAAACTCATAAAG GTCTGGGATATAGGTGGACGAAAACTATTTACCTTTGAAGGGCACGAGGCACCAGTGTATTCCATATGTCCTCATCACAAGGAGAACATTCAA TTCATATTTTCGACAGCTCTTGATGGAAAGATAAAGGCATGGCTCTATGATCATATGGGTTCAAGAGTTGATTATGATGCTCCTGGAAAGTGGTGCACAACAATGCTTTATAGTGCGGATGGGAGTAG ATTATTTTCTTGTGGAACAAGTAAAGAAGGAGACTCTTATCTAGTTGAATGGAACGAGAGTGAAGGAGCAATAAAGAGGACATATGCTGGATTTAGGAAGAAATCAACTGGAGGAGTTGTGCAGTTTGATACTACTCAGAATCACTTTTTAGCTGTCGGTGAAGATAGTCAAATTAAGTTCTGGGATATGGACAACGTCAATGTTCTCACCTATACCGATGCAGAAGGTGGACTTCCG AGTCTTCCTCGCTTGAGGTTCAATAAGGAAGGAAATCTTCTTGCTGTTACTACGGATAATGGGTTTAAGATTCTTGCCAATGCCGTGGGAATGAGATCATTGAAGGCAATTGAATCCACCACCCCTTTTGAAGCATTGAGGTCACCCATGGAATCTGCCATGAAG GTCTCTGGCACATCTGCCGTTACAAGTGTTAGTCCAATTAATTGCAAAGTAGAAAGAAGTTCCCCAGTCAGACCTCCTCCAATTATC AATGGTGTCGATGGTTTGGGGAGAAATTTGGACAAACCAAGAACGGTAGAAGATGCAATTGATAAAGCCAAACCCTGGCAGTTGGCTGAAATTGTTGATCCAACCAGTTGCCGGTTGGTCACCATGCCTGACAATGCAGATTCCTCCTACAAG GTCGTTAGACTTCTGTATACAAATTCTGGTGTTGGTCTTTTGGCCCTTGGGTCAAATGGAATCCAGAAGCTCTGGAAATGGACACGTAACGAACAGAATCCAAGTGGAAAG GCCACTGCCAATGTTGTTCCACAGCATTGGCAACCAAACAGTGGTCTTCTCATGACTAATGATGTCTCAGGTGTAAACCTTGAAGAAGCTGTCCCTTGTATAGCGCTATCAAAAAACGACTCATATGTAATGTCAGCATCCGGTGGAAAAGTTTCCTTATTTAACATGATGACATTTAAG GTTATGACAACATTCATGGCTCCTCCTCCTGCTTCTACCTTCCTAGCTTTCCACCCTCAAGATAACAACATTATTGCCATAGGAATGGAGGATTCAACCATTCACATATACAATGTCAGAGTGGATGag gtaaaatcaaaattgaagggCCACCAGAAGCGGATAACGGGTCTAGCCTTTTCCACCAATCTCAATATTTTGGTTTCTTCTGGTGCTGATGCTCAA CTGTGTTTGTGGAGCATCGACACATGGGAAAAGAGGAAATCCATAACAATCCAGCTCCCAGCAGGAAAGATGCCTGTCGGTGATACTCGTGTACAGTTCCATTCTGATCAGATACGTTTGTTGGTGGTCCACGAGACCCAGATAGCTATATATGATGCCTCAAAAATGGATCGTATCCGGCAG TGGGTTCCACAAGACGTGCTGTCAGCCCCTATTTCTTATGCAGCTTATTCCTGCAACAGTCAATTGGTCTATACTACATTTTGCGATGGTAACATTGGAGTGTTTGATGCCGATACTCTGCGACTAAGATGTCGTATCGCCCCATCGGTGTACCTCCCACCTGCAGTGTTGAATTC AAGCCAAGCTGCATACCCGCTCGTCGTCGCTACACATCCGTTAGATCCGAACCAATTAGCCATCGGGTTGACTGATGGATCTGTTAAAGTGATTGAGCCAATGGAATCAGAGGGGAAATGGGGAGTGAGTCCACCGATGGATAACGGAATCCTGAACGGTAGAACGGCTTCATCGTCGGCCACCAGCAACCACACACCAGATCAGATACAAAGATGA